ACCTCACACCCGGTATGTCGCCCATAGAGCGCCCCATAGAGCCACCTATCCCCTGCACGTGAACCTCATCGTGCTCATCAACATAGTTAAGCGCCCCATCCCCAGGAAGAAAGGCCGTAATCTGCTTACCGTTCTTAACGAGCTGAACCCTCACGCA
This window of the Nitrososphaerota archaeon genome carries:
- the rps12P gene encoding 30S ribosomal protein S12 (interacts with and stabilizes bases of the 16S rRNA that are involved in tRNA selection in the A site and with the mRNA backbone; located at the interface of the 30S and 50S subunits, it traverses the body of the 30S subunit contacting proteins on the other side; mutations in the S12 gene confer streptomycin resistance) → CVRVQLVKNGKQITAFLPGDGALNYVDEHDEVHVQGIGGSMGRSMGDIPGVRWVVFKVNGVSLKELVLGRKEKPRR